The Papaver somniferum cultivar HN1 chromosome 3, ASM357369v1, whole genome shotgun sequence genome includes a region encoding these proteins:
- the LOC113360020 gene encoding uncharacterized protein LOC113360020, which translates to MAKKLEKLMRDFLWNDNKGKKKVHLVKWPTLYRRKKFGGLRIKNLKKMNSALLAKTKNKSVAETYVEDTASWNLSVPRRLNVDARGELADLQRSLTSVTINKEMEDVIQWSIGPKGQFSVKSTYDSLKKMPEHGGQVQIFSYIWKQKFPPKVKFFLCTIAHNSLSTRDMLLRRGMDVSKRCLFYDKDETVNHLFLHCKFASKIWDHFKEKLKLHFTMPDDFFPFLFSWNIVIPSNKQFQIWCMVSVDIVWSIWLERNSRVFTEKMNYEITVQQKIKHLLFTWCSVFQNLENPTFQDFMTSWPRIYFDYL; encoded by the exons ATGGCCAAAAAATTAGAAAAGCTTATGAGGGATTTTTTATGGAATGATAATAAAGGCAAGAAAAAAGTTCATCTTGTGAAATGGCCTACACTTTACAGGAGAAAGAAATTTGGAGGTTTGAGAATTAAGAATTTAAAGAAGATGAATTCAGCTCTTCTAGCAAA AACTAAAAACAAAAGTGTGGCAGAGACTTATGTGGAAGACACCGCTTCTTGGAATTTAAGTGTTCCTAGAAGATTGAATGTGGATGCAAGAGGAGAGTTAGCAGATTTGCAAAGAAGTCTCACTTCTGTCACTATCAACAAAGAAATGGAGGATGTTATCCAATGGTCCATTGGTCCTAAAGGTCAGTTTTCTGTTAAATCTACCTATGACTCTTTAAAAAAAATGCCAGAGCATGGTGGTCAAGTTCAGATCTTTTCTTATATATGGAAGCAGAAATTCCCACCAAAAGTTAAATTTTTCTTGTGTACTATAGCTCATAATAGTCTTTCAACAAGAGATATGTTGCTCAGGAGAGGTATGGATGTTTCTAAAAGGTGTCTTTTCTATGATAAAGATGAGACTGTCAATCATTTGTTCTTACACTGTAAGTTTGCTTCAAAAATCTGGGATCATTTTAAGGAGAAGCTGAAGTTGCATTTCACAATGCCAGACgatttttttcctttcttattCTCTTGGAATATTGTCATACCTTCAAATAAGCAGTTTCAAATTTGGTGCATGGTATCTGTGGATATTGTCTGGAGCATCTGGCTGGAAAGAAACTCTAGAGTTTTTACAGAGAAAATGAACTATGAGATTACAGTGCAACAGAAGATCAAGCATTTGCTTTTTACATGGTGTTCGGTCTTTCAAAATCTGGAGAACCCAACCTTTCAAGATTTTATGACCAGTTGGCCAAGAATTTACTTTGATTACCTGTAA
- the LOC113360021 gene encoding probable glycosyltransferase At5g20260: MEKTFKIWTYTEGEVPMVHEGPLSMLYSTEGHFIEEMENEINPFAARHIDEAQAFFLPFSVTNMVRALYTPTTHFDPYIHVVADYVRVIPEKYQHWNKSSGGDHFMVSCHDFAPYVTSHAPNELFKNVIRVLCNANSSETFQSKRDVSLPEIYLLPRTLGTATQFRRTGLNRSILGFFAGGAHGAIREKLMEHWKDKDNELQVHEYLPKGQDYGELMAQSKFCLCPSGYEVASPGVVEAIHASCIPVILSDHYVLPFSDVLDWSQFSVQIPIEQIPELKTILLSISDDKYLELQKRVTQVQRHFTINRPAQRFDVFHMILHSVWLRRLNFHLPA; this comes from the exons ATGGAGAAAACCTTCAAAATCTGGACGTATACAGAAGGGGAAGTGCCTATGGTACATGAAGGACCACTAAGCATGCTGTATTCGACTGAAGGCCATTTCATTGAGGAAATGGAAAATGAGATAAACCCATTTGCAGCGCGGCATATCGATGAAGCCCAAGCGTTCTTCCTTCCCTTCAGTGTAACTAATATGGTTCGAGCTCTATACACACCCACTACTCATTTCGATCCCTACATTCATGTCGTGGCAGATTATGTTCGTGTAATACCAGAGAAATACCAACACTGGAATAAAAGTAGCGGGGGTGACCATTTTATGGTTTCATGTCATGATTTC GCACCCTATGTCACCAGTCATGCTCCTAATGAACTATTCAAGAACGTTATTAGAGTTCTCTGCAATGCTAATTCATCAGAAACTTTTCAATCCAAAAGGGATGTGTCCTTGCCGGAAATTTATCTTCTTCCCAGAACTCTTGGCACCGCAACACAGTTCCGTAGAACTGGTTTAAATCGTTCAATACTTGGTTTTTTTGCTGGTGGGGCTCATGGAGCCATACGAGAGAAGCTAATGGAGCACTGGAAAGACAAAGACAACGAATTACAGGTTCATGAATATCTTCCTAAGGGACAGGATTATGGTGAATTGATGGCTCAGAGCAAATTTTGTCTGTGCCCAAGTGGGTATGAAGTCGCGAGTCCTGGAGTGGTTGAAGCGATCCATGCAAGTTGTATTCCGGTGATTCTTTCTGATCACTACGTCCTTCCATTTAGTGATGTGCTTGATTGGAGCCAGTTTTCAGTGCAGATTCCAATCGAACAGATACCAGAACTGAAAACTATATTACTATCAATATCAGATGATAAGTACCTTGAACTTCAGAAGAGGGTCACACAGGTTCAACGGCATTTTACTATTAATCGTCCTGCTCAACGTTTTGATGTTTTTCACATGATACTTCATTCAGTTTGGCTTAGGCGTCTCAATTTTCATCTACCAGCTTGA
- the LOC113357477 gene encoding uncharacterized protein At4g14342: MQASDRFNINSQLEHLQAKYVGTGHADLNRFEWAVNIQRDSYASYVGHYPILSYFAIAENESIGRERYNFMQKMLLPCGLPPEREED, translated from the exons ATGCAG GCAAGTGATAGGTTCAACATCAATTCCCAGCTTGAGCATCTTCAAGCCAAGTATGTTGGGACAGGCCACGCTGATTTGAACAGATT TGAATGGGCAGTGAACATCCAGCGTGATAGTTATGCATCTTATGTAGGTCATTACCCCATTTTGTCTTATTTCGCTATTGCGGAGAATGAATCAATTGGAAGAGAGCGTTACAACTTTATGCAG AAAATGCTGCTGCCCTGCGGTCTGCCACCAGAACGAGAAGAAGATTAA